TGCGTGCTGCTGTTGCTGCGCGTGTTGTTGTCCCGGTCGTCTGGCGCGTGCTGAGTCCTGAGGTAAGGCTTCCTAAAAGCTTGATCCAAGGGCCCACTCGCCAGAGCGACGCGAGTGGGCCTTTTGCTTTTCTGAGCAGACGACGAGGAGACCATGGCAACTGAATCGCTGAAAGTAAATATTCCGACGCCGCTGCGTCCTTACGTGGCCGGGCAGGCGGCGGTGGACGTTTCTGGCGCGACGATCGCCGAGGCGCTGGGCAGCCTGACGTCGCGGCATCCGGAGCTGCGCCGGCACCTGTACGGCGAAGACGGCAAGCTGCGCGCTTTCGTGAACATCTACGTGAACGACCAGGACATCCGCTATCTGCAGCGGGAGAGCACGCCGCTGCAGGGCGGCGACAGCATTTCGATTGTTCCTTCGATCGCGGGCGGCAGCTTCTGATAGATGAAAAGGACGCTGTGAACCGAGGTTCGTCCTTGGGTCAGGGCGAATGGCCGGCGGCGAATTGAGTCAGTGCCTTGGCCGGCCTTCCATCACGCTGCGCAGGCGGTCGCGGCTGGCGGGGTCGGCATAGGTTTCCGCCGG
This is a stretch of genomic DNA from Terriglobales bacterium. It encodes these proteins:
- a CDS encoding MoaD/ThiS family protein — encoded protein: MATESLKVNIPTPLRPYVAGQAAVDVSGATIAEALGSLTSRHPELRRHLYGEDGKLRAFVNIYVNDQDIRYLQRESTPLQGGDSISIVPSIAGGSF